In Chitinophagaceae bacterium, the DNA window ACGTGGGTTGTTTAATAAACCCACGGTAGTAAACAATGTGGAAACATTAGCGTGTATTCCGTTTATCTTAAAAAATAGCGGAGCTGCATTTGCTTCGATTGGAAAGGGAAAATCAACAGGAACAAAATTGATTTCACTGGATGGATTTTTTAACCGTCCCGGTATTTATGAAGTGGATATGGGAACATCTTTGCGTTATGTGATTGATGTAATGGGAGAAGGATTTACAACAGCAATCAAAGCGATGCACATCGGTGGTCCGTTGGGTGGATTGGTACCTGTAGAAAAAATTGATGACCTGACGATTGACTTTGAATCATTTTCGCAAAACGGATTCCTGTTGGGCCATGCGTCGGTGGTTTGCATTCCCAAAACTTTTCCATTGATACAATATATGGAGCACCTCTTTCAATTTACCGCGCATGAAAGTTGCGGTAAATGTTTCCCCTGCAGATTGGGCGCGACACGAGGATATGAGTTGCTTCAAAAAGCACAACAGGAAGATTATAAAATTGATAAAGAATTATTTACAGATTTAATTACCACGATGGAAGCAGGTTCATTGTGTGCATTGGGTGGCGGTTTACCTTTGCCCATGCGCAATGCACTGCACTATTTCGAAGAAGAATTGACACCTTTTTTCATAAACGCATAATTGATGAAAACAGAAACCATCACTCAATCAGCAGCACTGCTTCAACACAAGCAGAATGGAACGGTGAAGAATGGTTTTTTGACTTCGCAGGTTGCTTATGTAAACAATAAGCCTTATGACCTGAAGGAAGGCGAAACAATTTTATCCTTTATGCGCCGGCATTTTGGAAAAGATGCCGTGCCCACTTTATGTGATGCGCCTAATCTTGAGCCTTTTGGTTCGTGCAGGGTTTGCAGCGTGGATGTTGCACTTGTAAAAGATGGTCCGGCGAAAGCACAGGCTGCTTGTCACACTCCGATAATTCCCGGCTCTTACATCTTTCCGGATTCTGATCGCATACAAAGTCTTCGCAGAAATATCATTGAACTGGTGTTAACCGATCATCCTTTGGATTGCCTCACCTGCGAAGTAAACAACAACTGCGAATTGCAAACCGTTGCTGCGCGCGTTGGTGTAAGAGATGTTCGTTATCCGGCAGGTAAAAATCATCTGGATAAGAAAAAGGATCTGAGTCATCCTTATATGACTTCAGATTTATCTAAATGCATCAATTGTTTTCGCTGTGTACGTGCCTGCGATGAAATACAGGGACAATTTGTGCTGAGCATGGCAGGAAGAGGCTTTGACAGTCACATTGTAAAAGGCCAGGAAGTAAGTTTCAATGAAAGTGACTGTGTAAGTTGTGGTGCCTGCGCACAGGCTTGTCCGACTTCTGCTATCAGTGATATTTTTGAATCGAAGTCAATTGTGTTTGATACCAAAGAGAGAACGGTTTGTACGTATTGCGGCGTTGGCTGCAACCTCGAAGTAGCAGTGAAAGGTGGAAAAATAAAATCTATTCAGGCGCCTTATGATGCGGCGGCGAATGGCGGGCATACCTGTTTAAAGGGACGTTATGCATTCTCTTTCTATGATCATCCGGATCGATTAAGAAGTCCGATGATAAAGAGAGATGGAGTATTTGTGGAATCGACCTGGGAGGAGGCGTATGATTTTATAGCAGAGAAACTTACTCACATAAAAACTGAGTTTGGCCCTGATGCCATTGCCGGTATTTCTTCCGCCCGTTGTACCAATGAAGAGAATTACATCATGCAGAAATTTATCCGTGCTGTTATCGGTACGAATAATATTGATAGTTGCGCGCGTGTATGTCATTCGCCGACTGCATTAGGTATGCAACGGACGTTTGGAACCGGTGCAGCTACAAATTCAATCATTGATTTAGAATATACCGATTGCATGATGGTGATCGGTGCTAATCCAACTGATGCACATCCTGTTACAGGAGCAAAGTTGAAGCAGACAGCGATGAAGGGGAAAAAACTGATCATCATTGATCCGCGCAAAACAGAACTTACCAAATATGCAGATCATCATTTACAGTTAAGGCCGGGAACAAATGTTGCACTCCTGAACATGATGTTGTATTACATCATTCAGGAAAAGCTGGAAGACATTTCCTTTATTCAATCCCGTACGGAAGGATATGATGAATTCAGCCAACAGATTTTAGCATTGAATATTGAGGAGATGGAGCGATTGACTGGTGTTGATCGCAATGAAGTAAAAGCAGCCGCTATTACGTATGCTACTGCAAAGAATGCAATGTCCTTTCACGGATTGGGAGTGACCGAACATTCTCAGGGAACCTATACTGTAATGCTGATCGCAGACCTTGCCATGATCACCGGAAACATCGGCAGGAGAGGTGTTGGTGTAAATCCTTTACGCGGACAAAACAATGTGCAGGGTGCCGCTGATATGGGTTGTCAGCCACACCAGGGAGCAGGTTATTTTGATGTAACAAATGTGGAGTACCATAAAAAATACGAAGAGTTTTAC includes these proteins:
- the fdhF gene encoding formate dehydrogenase subunit alpha, giving the protein MKTETITQSAALLQHKQNGTVKNGFLTSQVAYVNNKPYDLKEGETILSFMRRHFGKDAVPTLCDAPNLEPFGSCRVCSVDVALVKDGPAKAQAACHTPIIPGSYIFPDSDRIQSLRRNIIELVLTDHPLDCLTCEVNNNCELQTVAARVGVRDVRYPAGKNHLDKKKDLSHPYMTSDLSKCINCFRCVRACDEIQGQFVLSMAGRGFDSHIVKGQEVSFNESDCVSCGACAQACPTSAISDIFESKSIVFDTKERTVCTYCGVGCNLEVAVKGGKIKSIQAPYDAAANGGHTCLKGRYAFSFYDHPDRLRSPMIKRDGVFVESTWEEAYDFIAEKLTHIKTEFGPDAIAGISSARCTNEENYIMQKFIRAVIGTNNIDSCARVCHSPTALGMQRTFGTGAATNSIIDLEYTDCMMVIGANPTDAHPVTGAKLKQTAMKGKKLIIIDPRKTELTKYADHHLQLRPGTNVALLNMMLYYIIQEKLEDISFIQSRTEGYDEFSQQILALNIEEMERLTGVDRNEVKAAAITYATAKNAMSFHGLGVTEHSQGTYTVMLIADLAMITGNIGRRGVGVNPLRGQNNVQGAADMGCQPHQGAGYFDVTNVEYHKKYEEFYNAKLPIHLGYKIPQMYDAALSDKLKAIWVIGEDMAQTDPNTHHVVAALQKLDLFVVQELFMTETAKLATVILPGASFLEKSGTFTNGERRIQRVNKIVEPIEGTKCDGQIIADIMNRMGYAQPDYDPDTMLQEISQIVPFFAGVKWDELGDNGKQWPVAPGGDDTEILHVDSFKRGKGKFVYNDFKESAEITQHGKSFPYIITTNRELEHYNCGAMTRRTRNADILTEDVLLINEADASKHFIQDGDMVCVESARGKVDIKARITDEVKPGILSSTFHFPEIMLNNITSSISDSEAMCPEYKVVACNIRKSKGKYKVG